CGCCATGACCAGCTCCTCGCAGGTGACGGCGAGGTCGAGGGACTGGCCGACGCGTTCGCGTACGGCGTCGAGGGCCGCGGCGCGGGCGGAGTTGCGTTCCTGGGCGGTGATGTCCGCGGCCAGCACGAGCAGTGCCGCCGGTCCCGGACCGGAGGCGTCCGGCAGTGCGGCGGTGTCCGTGTCGGCGGCCAGCGGGTGGAAGGCGACGGCGAAGGTGCGGTCGGTGCCGGCCGGGTCGGTGCGGTACGCCCTTGCGACGCCGACGCCCTCGCTCCGGTCGGTCGCGGACGGGGCGGCCGAGGAGCGCTCCGGGGTGCCGGGTTCGAGGGCGCGCACCGCCGCGTCGGGGTCCTCCAGCCGGAACACGTCGGTCAGGAGCCGTCCGACCACCTGGTCCGGGGCCTCGCCGAAGGTCAGCGCGCCGGCCCGGACGATGCGCAGGTCCCGGTCGACCACGTACGTGCGGATGACGGGGGCGGTCACGAGGGCGTGCAGCAGGGCGGGGGGAGCCGGGTCCGGGGGAACCGCAGACGGCAGGTCGTCGTCCGGCACCGCTCCACCACCGCCCTTCGAACACGACTTCGCCTCACCCCACCTTGGGACGCCCGACGGGCTCGCGCCATCGGGAGACGTACGGACGGAGGACGGGCGGCGACGGGCGGTGCGCGGGTGCCGGACGGACCGCGGGAGGACGCCGGAGGGCAGCGGTCCCAAGGCTTCGGGCCGTGGGACGTCGGATTCGGGGGAACGGGCCGGGGGTTTAGGGATCTCGGCCCAAGGACGCACGGCAAAGCCCCCCGAGCCGGTGGGGAAACCCGTCGTACAAACGCCGAGACGCCACGGAGTGGACTACGACGGTCATCAACCGCTCATAAAGTCACCAGCGTTCGGCGGCACCATACAATTTCGGTCACGGGCGACTTCCCTCAGCCGCTCGCCCGGGGTTGACTGGGCGTCACGCATGGTGACGCGACGGTTCGAAGTCCGGTTCCACCCGGCCACCGAATACACCCGTTCGGGGGCCTCGGCACGACAGGGAAGGAGAGGGAGGAACCAGCACACCCCGCAGGGTGAAGCCTTGGCCAATGAAGGTGGATTCCGGAACGCTTGGTTCCGTCGGCTCCCCACGACTTCGCGCTCCGTGTGCACCACGACCGCTCACCGCACCGACCCTCCATCCACATCGTCTTGACGAGGGGTACCAATGAGCCAGATCGCGTTACCGGCGTTTCATATGCCGTTTTCCAGCGCCGGCTGCAATCCGGGCCTGGAGAAAACCAAGGAGGCCGCCTGGAAATGGGCTGACCACCATGGCGTGGAACTCTCCCCGGTGGCCCGGAAGAAGATGATCAGAACCCGGCCGGAGCTGTGGATCTCCCTCATCTTCCCGTCCGCCTCCCAGCAGCACCTCGACCTCTTCTGCCAATGGCTCTTCTGGGCTTTTCTGGTGGACGACGAATTCGACGACGGACCTGCCGGGCGCGACCCCCGGATGTGCGGGAGCGCGATCACCCGCCTCGTGGACGTACTCGACGGGGCCGTACCGCACTCCGCCATGGAACTGGCCCTGGAGGAACTGCGGAACCGCACGTACCGCGGGCGCTCGGCCGCCTGGGTACGGCAGTTCCGCCGGGACACCGTGGCCTGGCTCTGGACGTACTACGCCGAGGCGGTCGAGCGCGCCGCCGGACAGGTGCCGTCCCGGGCCGAGTTCGTGAAACACCGGCGGGATTCCGTGGCGATGCAGCCTTTTCTCGATCTCCACGAGATCACGGCCGGCATCGATCTCACGGACGCGGCCCGGAGCCTTCCCGCGTACATCGCGCTCCGGGACGCGGTGACCGACCATTCGGGTCTCTGCAACGACATCTGCTCCTTCGAGAAGGAGGCGGCGATGGGCTACGAACACAACGCCGTCCGCCTCATCCAGCGCGACCGCGGCTGCACGCTCCAGGAGGCGGTCGACGAGGCCGCCATCCAGCTCGCCCGGATAACGGAACGGGTGCGGCGCGCGGAAAGGGCCCTGGCCGAGGAAATGGACGCGGCCAAAATAGAGGGCGCGGAACGAGTCGCCCTCGAACGGTGCGTACGGGACTACCGCGGTCTCGTGCGGGGCGATTTCGACTACCACGCGCGGGCCGAGCGCTACACCAGGCCGGACCTGGTGGAGCCCGAGGAACGGAGCGAACTCTCCCGGTTCTTCGCGGCGTGAACGGCCTCGCCCGGAGCCGGACGCCCCGCGCGTCCACGGGCTCCTGAAAAGAGGCCTTCCCGAGGACCCGTCAGGCGTACGAGCACTCGCGGCATGTGGCTTCCGGACTTTCGGCGGCGGAACCCCGGAAGCCGCATCCGGCGACCCCCTGAGGGACCACCCGCCACTTCTTACGCTCTGATGACCGAGACCACACCCGTTCGGGTGAATTCCCGTGCGAGACTGTCTCCTCCGGCACCCAAGAGTCGGCTGGTTCCTGTGGGTTGCCCCGTATCGCGGAGGCGTCGTACGACCACGCCCCAGGTTGAACCCCGACCGACGGATCGCCGTTATCTCTCTCATCATCCTCGGGGAAATCACACGTGAGATCAAAGCGCAGAGTATGGGCCACGGCTGCCGTCGCGACGGCAGCCGTGGCGGGTGTTCTCGTGTTCCAGGGAGTCACCGGCACCGACGGCGCCGACGGGGGCGTGGACGCCAAGTCCGCCCCGGCGCGGGTCGACGTGCACGAGAACGAGCTCAAGGTGTCGGCGGACGGGACCACCGCTGACCTCACGCAGAAGGAAGCCGCGCCCTTCAGCCTGCTGGGCGTCACCTGGACGGATCCGGCGGCCAAGGTCTCCGGCACCGTCGAGGCCCGCACCCGCTCGGTGGCGACCGGCGAGTGGACCGGCTGGCTGCCGCTGGCGACCGACGTGGACGGGCGCACCGAGACCGGTCAGCCCGGCGTGCGGGGCACCACCGAGCCGCGCTGGGTCGGGGCGTCGAACGGTGTGGAGGTCCGGGTGACCTCCCGGGGCACGTCGTCCGCCGGCCTGCCCGCCGGTCTCCGCCTGGACACCGTCGATCCCGGCACCTCCGGGTTCGACGCGGAGACCGCCGCGTACGCGCAGGACGTGAAGGAAGGTCTCACCGAGGACGGCGAGAGCGAGGAGCCCACCCCGGCGGACACCGCGTCGGCCCCGGAGACCCCGGAGACCCCCGAGCCCACGGCGACGGGAGACACCTCGGGCTCCGGCGGGCTGACCGGCTCGGACTCCGGCGAGCCGACGGCGACCCCGACGGCGACCCCGACGACGGCGGCGCCCACGACCCCGGCGCCGACCGCGACCACTCCGTCCCCGACCACCCCGGCTCCGTCCGCGACGACGGCCTCTCCTTCGCCGACGCTGACGCCCGGACCGGTGTCCACGATGCCGAAGCCGCCGATCGTCGGCCGGGCGGGCTGGGGCGCGGACGAGAGCCTCAACGACGAGGCGCCGGAGTACACGACCTCCGTCAAGGCCGTCTTCGTGCACCACACCGCGCAGACCAACGACTACTCCTGTGCGGACTCCCCCGCCATCATGCGGAGCCTGCACGCCTTCCACGTCCGGTCGAACGGCTGGAAGGACCTGGGCTACAACTTCATCGTCGACAAGTGCGGGACCATCTTCGAGGGCCGCAAGGGCGGTGTCGACAAGCCGGTGTTCGGCGCCCACACCTACGGCTTCAACCGTGAGACGGCCGGTATCGCGGTCATCGGCATGTACACCGACACCAAGGCCGCGACCGCCGCGACCACGGCGGTGGCCCGGCTCGCCGCGTGGAAGCTCGGCCAGTACAAGGGCGACCCGGCCGGGAAGACGACGCTGGTGGCCGGCGCGACCCAGAAGAGCGGCACCGGCATCTCGTACACCGCCGGGGAGACCTACACCTTCAACCAGATCTCCGGTCACCGCGACGGCTTCAACACCGAGTGCCCCGGCACCGCGCTCTACGGGCAGTTGGGCGCGATCCGTACCGCCGCGGCGGGTCCGGTCACCGGACTGGCCGTCTCCTCGGTCACCGGGAGCAGCACCTCGGGCTCGACGACGTACACGCAGTCGGGCGTGAAGGTCGCCTGGACGGCCACCACCCCGTCCGCGCTGATCTCCAGGTACGAACTGCTGGTGGACGGCAAGGTCGTCGCGACCACGAACGGCTCCACCACCTCCGCCACGGCGACGCTCGCCCTCGGCACCCACAAGGTGCAGGTCCGCGCCACGCACGCGTCGGGCAAGGTGTCGGCGCCCTCGGCCGCCGCGACGGTGGTCGCCGAGAAGACGGCCCCCGCCTTCACCACCAAGCCCTCACTGGCGCTGAGCGCAGGTACGGTCAACACCACGGCCGTCCCCGTCACGTTGAAGTGGAAGGCCGCGGACGGGATCGCGCTCAAGGAGGTCCGGCTCACCGCACCGGCGGCGAAGACCTACCCGGCGACGACGACCAGCGCCGCCCAGACCGCCAAGCCGGGTGTGCCGACGACGTGGAAGATGACGGCGTACGACCGCGCGGGCAACACCGCCGCCGCCTCGGTGATCGGTACCCCGGTGATCCTCCAGGAGACCTCCACCACCCGGACGGGGACGTGGACGGCGAAGTCCTCGACGAGCTACCTCGGCGGGAAGTCGTACTCCAGCAGCGCCAAGAACGCGAGCATGACGTGGACGTTCACCGGCCGTTCGGCCGCGCTCGTCGTCTCGCGCGCCTCGACCTCGGGGCAGGTGTACGTCTACGTGGACGGGAAGAAGACGGCCACGGTGGACCTGAAGTCCACCACCACCAAGTACCGCGACGCGATCTGGACGACCACCTGGCCGGCCGCCGCCAAGCACACGGTGAAGCTGGTCGTGGTCGGCACGAGCGGCCGGCCCGCCATCACCACGGACGGGCTGGTCTACCTCAAGTAGTGCCCGTACGGCGCCACATGTGACAGCGCGCCCCGGCCGGTGGTCCACCGGCCGGGGCGCGCTGTCGTGGTGACGGCTCTCACGCGTCGCGGGCGCACCGGAAGCCGCCGTGGCCGGTGGAGGAGTCGGGGGTGTTGTGGGAGCGGGCGGCGACCCGGTAGCGGTTGCAGTAGGAGGCGTGGCAGAGGTAGGAGCCGCCGCGGATGACGCGTTCGCCGGGGCCGAAGGCGTCGGAGCACCACTCCCATACGTTGCCCGAGGTGTTGTGGAGGCCGTGGCCGTTGGGCGGGTAGGCGGTGACGGGTACGGTGCCGGGGCCGCCGGGCCGGTCGGAGCGGTGCGGGAAGTCGCCCAGCCAGGTGTTGCAGCGTTCCTCGCCGCCGGGGGTGAACTCGTCGCCCCACGGGTAGCGGGCGCTCTCCAGCCCGCCCCGGGCCGCGTACTCCCACTCCGCCTCGGTGGGCAGCCGCAGGCCGGCCCAGGCGCAGTAGGCGAGGGCGTCGTCGTGGGAGACGTGGACGACGGGGTGGTCGGCGCGGTCCTCGACGTGGGAGCCGGGCCCTTCGGGGGCCGACCAGGTGGCGCCCTCCACGCCCAGCCACCAGGGCGCCCCGGGGACGGTTCCGACGACGTGGCGCCGGGCGTCGGGGTGGACGAGCCGGTGGAAGACGAAGGAGCTGCCGAAGCGTTCGGCGTCGGTGCGGTGTCCGGTGGCCCGGACGAACGCGGCGAACCGCTCGTTGCTGACGGCGGTGGTGTCGATACCGAAGGGAGCGACGGTGACCCGGCGCGCCGGGCCCTCGTGGTCGGCCCGGTACCCCTCGTCGAAGGCGTCCCCCATCCAGAAGGTCCCGCCGGGTAGTTCGGCCATGGTGTGCCCCGCCGCCCGCGCCCGACCCGGGGGCGGCGGGACGGGGGGTATGCCGAGCAGGGCGGGGCCGGGGCCGGCGCCGGACGCGTGCGGGGGGTGCGGGGTGCGGCCGGGGGCGCAACAGGGCCGGTCGGACGTGCTCATGCGGAAGCTCCGGTGGTGACGTACTGCCGTGGTGAGGTTGTTGTCGTGGTGACGTGCTGCCGTGCGGGGCCGGCCTGCCTGCGGGTGCGCCCGTGTACCAGGATCGCCGGGGTGCCCGCGGGCCGCGTCGGCGGGTCCCGGTGCGTACGGGGCGCCGGGATCTTCGGGCTGCCTCCGGCGGGGAAGTACCCCATTCTGGAGGGCACCCCGCGAAAGGGCCGACGCACATGCGCGAGACACATCCGGACGACCGCCCGTCCGTCACCACCGCCACCACCCTCCACGGAGCCGTGCGCGGAGTCCGGGAGAACGGGGTGACGGTCTTCCGGGGCGTCCCGTACGCGGCGCCGCCCGTGGGTGCCCGCAGGTTCCGGGCTCCGGAGCCGCCCGAGCCGTGGCCGGGGGTGCGGGAGGCCGTGGCGTTCGGGCCGACCGCGCCCAAGCGCCCGTACGACCCGCCCCTGGACGTGCTGCTGCCGGACCCCGAGGTGCCCGGCGACGAGTGGCTCAACCTCAACGTGTGGACGCCCGGCACGGAACGGTCCGGGCCCTCCGGGCTGCCGGTCCTCGTCTGGATGCACGGCGGCTCGCTGCTGCACGGGTCCTCCGCCGTCCCGGTCTACGACGGCACCGCGTTCGCCCGGGACGGGGTGGTGCTGGTCTCCGTCAACTACCGCCTGGGGATCGAGGGGTTCGGCGTCTTCCCGGACGCCCCCGCCAATCTCGGGCTGCTCGACCAGCTGGCCGCCCTGGAGTGGGTACGGGACAACATCGCGGCGTTCGGGGGCGATCCGGGGCTGGTGACGGTGGCGGGCGAGTCGGCCGGGGCGGTGAGCGTCGCCGCGCTGCTCGCCGCGCCGAGGGCCGTGGGGCTGTTCCGGCGGGCGGTGCTGCAGAGCGGGGCGCCCGACGCCCCGGCGCCCGAGGTGGGGCGCCGTACGACGGAACTCGTCGCCCGGCGCCTGGGTGTTCCGGCGACGGCCGCGGCGCTGGCGGCCGTGGCACCGTCCGCGCTGCTGGCCGCGCAGAGCGAGGTGACCCGCGGCGGGAACCCGCTGACCGGCCGCGACGCCTTCCACATCGTGACCGACGGTGAGCTGCTCCCCCGCGATCCGGCCGAGGCGCTGCGCGCGGGTGCGGCGGACGGGGTGGACCTGCTGATGGGGACGAACACCGAGGAGTACCGTCTCTGGTTCGTGCCCAGCGGGCTCACCGAGCGCCTCGGGCGCGTCCGGCTGCGGCTGGCGCTCCTGAGGTTCGGGGTGCCGGGCGCGACGGCACGCGTGTACCGGGCCAACCGCCCGGGCGCGACACCGGGCGAGCTGCTCGGCGCGCTCGCGACGGACCTGCTGCTGCGGGTGCCCCTGAACGTCCTGGCTGACGCGCGGGTGGGCGCCCAAGGCCGCACGCACCTCTACGAGTTCGGCTGGCGCTCCCCCGTGCGGCGGCTCGGTGCCTGCCACGCCCTGGAGATCGGCTTCGTCTTCGACACCCTGGCCCACCCGGACGCCGTGGCGCTGGCCGGTCCGCACGCCCCGCAGGAGCTGGCGGACGCGATGCACGCGGCCTGGGTACGGTTCGCGGCCACCGGCGATCCGGGGTGGGCCGCCTGGGACGCGCGGCGGCCGGTGATGGCGTTCGGTCCGGGCGCACCCGCCGTGGTGGAGGCGCCCAGGGACGACGAGCTGCGCGGCTGGCCACCGTACCGCGCGGCGGGCTGAGTCGCGGGTGGGCCCCGGCCCTCGGAGGCCGGGGCCCCCGGCCGGGGATCGGGACCGGGTCCCGTCGGCTCAGGCCTTGTTCTGCGAGGCCCAGAACTCGTCGAAGGTGAGCAGGCCGTCGCCGTTGGCGTCGTGGGAGTTGATGATCGCCTGGGCGACGGTCTCGGTGACGAACGGGTCGCCCAGCCGGGCCATGGCGCTCTTGTACTCGGCGGCCGTGATGAGACCGTCGCCGTTCTGGTCGAAATGCTCGAACGCCTTGCGTGCCGACTCGATGTCCGCCACTTTTCCGCCCCTATCGCTTGTCCGATTGACGGTGGTCAGATTAACCGGCCGACACCTTCGCTCCTGCGGCGGCCGGTGAGGAAGGGGAGCGCCGACTCGGAGGTCCGGAGCGGGAACGATCTGCACCACCTCCGCCGAATCTGCAAATCATCCAGTGAACCTCATATTCATTCACTGAATGCCAGGAGTTTCATCCATGGAACCTACGATTCACATACCAAAAGAGCGCATTGGCCCACCAATGCCCGAAATGCACCTTTGGCTTCCTGGGGCTGATGTGCCATAGTCGTCTCACGACCTCCTCCGACCCGAGCCAGGTCTTGCACGCGGCCGTGGATCACCCCCCATTTCACGGCCCCCCACAGAAGCCCCCAGATCGCCGCACCACGGCGGACGGGGGCTTCTGCGTGCGCCGGGAACCGGGAGGGTGTGGCGGCGGTGGCGCCCCGCGGCACCGCCCTCAGCGGTCCGAGCGGTCCGAGCGGTCCGAGATCCGCATCTCGAACCAGGTGATCTTGCCGCGCGGCAGCAGGTCGACGCCCCAGCGGTCGGAGAGCTTGTCGACGAGGAAGAGGCCCCGCCCGCTCACATCCATCTCCCGCACCGGCATCAGACACGGCAGACCGCGCGAGGGGTCGCGCACCCCGATGCGGATCATGCCCCGGCGACGCTCCATGCGCAGACCGAAGTACTGCGCACCGGTGTGCCGTACGGCGTTGCCGACGAGTTCGGAGACGAGCAGTACGGCGTACTCGGCGAGTTGCGGGGAGAGTTTCCACTGCCACAGCACCACGGCCGACGCGATCCGGCGGGCCGTCGCCGCGGACTCCGGGCGGGACGGCAGCCGCACCCCGTCCTCGCCGGTCGGGTTCCCGTACAACTCCAGTACATGGGCTGCCTGTTCGTCGTCCGACACCGATACCCGCCGCGCCGCTGTCGCACTGCCGTGCGCGCGCGACTGTTCCCCACCCTCCAGGCCCGCCATGCACCCCATCATGGCCGGAGCGGGCACGGTCCGGGGCCGTTCCGAGGGAATCCCACCGCCGGAATGGCCGAATCCGGTAGGGAGATCGGCATATACCAAAGGCATAAAAATGATCGGCGTGACCCCTCTGACCTGCGGCGGAACACCGGCAGTACGGAACGCTCGCACCGGCTCTTCTCCGGTCGGCCCGTGCGGTGCGCCCCCGGGGCGGTCCCTGCGATGCCGCTCGCACGGATGAACGTGGTCCGGCCCCGTGCGGGCTCACGGGCCCGCGGCACCGTGCGCGGACCGGGCCCCGCGGCGGGCTCCCGGCGGGACCGGTCCGAACCGCGGAGCCGGGCCCGCCCGGCACACTCAGCGGAAGGTGGCCTTCCCCGGCCCGTCCTCCATGAAGCTGCGCATGCCGGTCTCCCGGTCCTCGGTGGCGAACAGCCCCGCGAACAGGGTCCGTTCGATGGTGAGTCCGGTGTCGAGGTCCGTCTCCAGACCCGCGTCCACCGCCTCCTTCGCCGCCCGCAGCGCCAGCGCCGGCCCCTTCGCCAGGGCCGAGGCCCAGGCGTGCGCCTGCTCGTACACCTCGGCCGCCGGGACCACCCGGTCGACCAGACCGATGGCCAGGGCCTCGTCCGCCCGTACGTGCCGGCCGGTGAAGATCAGGTCCTTGGCCCGCGAGGGGCCGACGAGCCGGGCGAGGCGCTGGGTACCGCCCGCCCCCGGGATCACCCCGAGCAGGATCTCCGGCTGGCCGAGCTTCGCGTTGTCACCGGCGATCCGGAAGTCGGCGCAGAGCGCCAGCTCGCAGCCGCCTCCGAGGGCGTAGCCGGTGACGGCGGCGACCACCGGTTTGGGGATGCGGGCCACGGCGGTGAAGGAGTCCTGGAGGGCCCGGGAACGTACGACCATCGCCGCGTGGTCCATGTCCCGCATCTCCTTGATGTCCGCTCCCGCCGCGAACACCTTCTCTCCTCCGTGGATCACCACGGCGCGCACGTCGTCGCGCCGGGCCGCCTCCTCGGCCAGCTCCTTCAGCCGGTCCTGGGTGGCCACGTCCAACGCGTTCATCGGCGGCCGGTCCAGCCGGATCGTGCCGACGCCGTCCTGTACTTCGAGGGTTACGGTCATGGGGGCAGGCTAAGCGCTGTCCCGGCCGATGACGGGGGTCGGCGGAAGAGGCGCGGGTCACGTGCCTGGTGTGGGTGCGCCGGTGCGTGGGTGCGCTCCGTCGGCCCCGTGGCAGGATTCATGTATGCCGAATGTTGTCGTGTCTCCCGAGGTCTCCATCGCGTACGAGAGCTTCGGCGACCCCGGGGACCCACCCGTCCTGCTCGTGATGGGTCTCGGTGCGCAGATGCTCGCCTGGCACGAGGACTTCTGCCGGGCTCTGGCACACCGCGGCCGGTACGTGATCCGGTACGACAACCGCGACTGCGGGCTGTCCACCAGGTTCGACGATCACCCCGTCGACACGGGCGAGTTCATCGCCACCGTCAGCTCGGGTGACATCCCCGCCGCCCTCGCGATGGTTCCCTACCGGCTTCGCGACATGGCCGACGACGGACTCGGTCTGCTCACCGCGCTCGGTATCGGACGCGCCCACGTGGTCGGTGCCTCGATGGGCGGGATGATCGCCCAGACGATGGCCCTCTCCTCTCCGGAGCGGGTGCTGACCCTGACGTCGATGATGTCCTCGACCGGCGAGAGCGAGTACGGCCGGTCCACCCCGGAGGCCCAGGCGGTGGTGTCCGCCCCGAAGCCGGCGGACCGCGAGGGGTATGTCACGGCGGCGGAGAGGGAGTTGGTGTGGGCCTCCAAGCGCTACGGCGACGCCGCGGCGCTGCGTGAGCTGGCCGCCGCGAGTTACGACCGCTCGTACTACCCCGCGGGGATCGGGCGGCAGCTCGGCGCGATGGTCCTCGGCGGTTCACGCGCGGACGCCCTCCGTGAACTGCGGGTGCCGACGCTGGTGATACACGGCCTGGACGACACGCTGATCGCCCCCAGCGGCGGACAGCGCACGGCGGAGCTCGTACCGGGTGCGGAACTCCTGCTGCTCCCCGACATGGGCCACGACCGCCCCCGGGAGCTCTGGCCGAAGCTCATCGACGCCGTGGTGTCCCACACCGGCTGAGCGGGCCGTCCGCCGACCGGCGTCCGTCGCGTCCGCGTGGAACGGCGGTGGGCCCGGCGCCGTCGTTCCACGGCACCGGGCCCACCGCCCGTGTTCAGCTGCTGTGCGGGGTCACTTGATCCACTCGGACCAGTCCATGTTCCAGCCGTTGAGGCCGTTGTCCGGGGCGATCGTCTTGTCCTTGGAGTTCTTCACGACGACGACGTCTCCGATGATCGACTGGTCGAAGAACCAGCCGGCCGGGGTGTTGCCGTCGTATCCGCCGCGCACGTCCCGCAGCCCGACGCAGCCGTGGCTGGTGTTGGTGGTGCCGAAGATGCCGGAGCCGCCCCAGTAGTTGCCGTGGACGAAGGTGCCCGAGGTGGACAGGCGCATCGCGTGCGGCACGTCCTTGATGTCGTACTCGCCGCCGAAGCCGACGGTGTCCCCGTTCATCCGGGTCACCCGGAGCTTCTCGCTGATGACCATCTGACCGTTGTACGTGGTGGTGGCCGGGGCGCCCGCCGAGATCGGGATGTCCTTGAGCGTCTTGCCGTCGCGGACGACGACCATCCGGTGGGTGGAGGCGTCGACCGTGG
The DNA window shown above is from Streptomyces sp. NBC_00247 and carries:
- a CDS encoding EF-hand domain-containing protein, coding for MADIESARKAFEHFDQNGDGLITAAEYKSAMARLGDPFVTETVAQAIINSHDANGDGLLTFDEFWASQNKA
- a CDS encoding enoyl-CoA hydratase/isomerase family protein; protein product: MTVTLEVQDGVGTIRLDRPPMNALDVATQDRLKELAEEAARRDDVRAVVIHGGEKVFAAGADIKEMRDMDHAAMVVRSRALQDSFTAVARIPKPVVAAVTGYALGGGCELALCADFRIAGDNAKLGQPEILLGVIPGAGGTQRLARLVGPSRAKDLIFTGRHVRADEALAIGLVDRVVPAAEVYEQAHAWASALAKGPALALRAAKEAVDAGLETDLDTGLTIERTLFAGLFATEDRETGMRSFMEDGPGKATFR
- a CDS encoding alpha/beta fold hydrolase, with protein sequence MPNVVVSPEVSIAYESFGDPGDPPVLLVMGLGAQMLAWHEDFCRALAHRGRYVIRYDNRDCGLSTRFDDHPVDTGEFIATVSSGDIPAALAMVPYRLRDMADDGLGLLTALGIGRAHVVGASMGGMIAQTMALSSPERVLTLTSMMSSTGESEYGRSTPEAQAVVSAPKPADREGYVTAAERELVWASKRYGDAAALRELAAASYDRSYYPAGIGRQLGAMVLGGSRADALRELRVPTLVIHGLDDTLIAPSGGQRTAELVPGAELLLLPDMGHDRPRELWPKLIDAVVSHTG
- a CDS encoding ATP-binding protein, whose translation is MAGLEGGEQSRAHGSATAARRVSVSDDEQAAHVLELYGNPTGEDGVRLPSRPESAATARRIASAVVLWQWKLSPQLAEYAVLLVSELVGNAVRHTGAQYFGLRMERRRGMIRIGVRDPSRGLPCLMPVREMDVSGRGLFLVDKLSDRWGVDLLPRGKITWFEMRISDRSDRSDR
- a CDS encoding peptidoglycan recognition protein produces the protein MRSKRRVWATAAVATAAVAGVLVFQGVTGTDGADGGVDAKSAPARVDVHENELKVSADGTTADLTQKEAAPFSLLGVTWTDPAAKVSGTVEARTRSVATGEWTGWLPLATDVDGRTETGQPGVRGTTEPRWVGASNGVEVRVTSRGTSSAGLPAGLRLDTVDPGTSGFDAETAAYAQDVKEGLTEDGESEEPTPADTASAPETPETPEPTATGDTSGSGGLTGSDSGEPTATPTATPTTAAPTTPAPTATTPSPTTPAPSATTASPSPTLTPGPVSTMPKPPIVGRAGWGADESLNDEAPEYTTSVKAVFVHHTAQTNDYSCADSPAIMRSLHAFHVRSNGWKDLGYNFIVDKCGTIFEGRKGGVDKPVFGAHTYGFNRETAGIAVIGMYTDTKAATAATTAVARLAAWKLGQYKGDPAGKTTLVAGATQKSGTGISYTAGETYTFNQISGHRDGFNTECPGTALYGQLGAIRTAAAGPVTGLAVSSVTGSSTSGSTTYTQSGVKVAWTATTPSALISRYELLVDGKVVATTNGSTTSATATLALGTHKVQVRATHASGKVSAPSAAATVVAEKTAPAFTTKPSLALSAGTVNTTAVPVTLKWKAADGIALKEVRLTAPAAKTYPATTTSAAQTAKPGVPTTWKMTAYDRAGNTAAASVIGTPVILQETSTTRTGTWTAKSSTSYLGGKSYSSSAKNASMTWTFTGRSAALVVSRASTSGQVYVYVDGKKTATVDLKSTTTKYRDAIWTTTWPAAAKHTVKLVVVGTSGRPAITTDGLVYLK
- a CDS encoding formylglycine-generating enzyme family protein, with product MSTSDRPCCAPGRTPHPPHASGAGPGPALLGIPPVPPPPGRARAAGHTMAELPGGTFWMGDAFDEGYRADHEGPARRVTVAPFGIDTTAVSNERFAAFVRATGHRTDAERFGSSFVFHRLVHPDARRHVVGTVPGAPWWLGVEGATWSAPEGPGSHVEDRADHPVVHVSHDDALAYCAWAGLRLPTEAEWEYAARGGLESARYPWGDEFTPGGEERCNTWLGDFPHRSDRPGGPGTVPVTAYPPNGHGLHNTSGNVWEWCSDAFGPGERVIRGGSYLCHASYCNRYRVAARSHNTPDSSTGHGGFRCARDA
- a CDS encoding carboxylesterase/lipase family protein; protein product: MRETHPDDRPSVTTATTLHGAVRGVRENGVTVFRGVPYAAPPVGARRFRAPEPPEPWPGVREAVAFGPTAPKRPYDPPLDVLLPDPEVPGDEWLNLNVWTPGTERSGPSGLPVLVWMHGGSLLHGSSAVPVYDGTAFARDGVVLVSVNYRLGIEGFGVFPDAPANLGLLDQLAALEWVRDNIAAFGGDPGLVTVAGESAGAVSVAALLAAPRAVGLFRRAVLQSGAPDAPAPEVGRRTTELVARRLGVPATAAALAAVAPSALLAAQSEVTRGGNPLTGRDAFHIVTDGELLPRDPAEALRAGAADGVDLLMGTNTEEYRLWFVPSGLTERLGRVRLRLALLRFGVPGATARVYRANRPGATPGELLGALATDLLLRVPLNVLADARVGAQGRTHLYEFGWRSPVRRLGACHALEIGFVFDTLAHPDAVALAGPHAPQELADAMHAAWVRFAATGDPGWAAWDARRPVMAFGPGAPAVVEAPRDDELRGWPPYRAAG
- a CDS encoding terpene synthase family protein translates to MPFSSAGCNPGLEKTKEAAWKWADHHGVELSPVARKKMIRTRPELWISLIFPSASQQHLDLFCQWLFWAFLVDDEFDDGPAGRDPRMCGSAITRLVDVLDGAVPHSAMELALEELRNRTYRGRSAAWVRQFRRDTVAWLWTYYAEAVERAAGQVPSRAEFVKHRRDSVAMQPFLDLHEITAGIDLTDAARSLPAYIALRDAVTDHSGLCNDICSFEKEAAMGYEHNAVRLIQRDRGCTLQEAVDEAAIQLARITERVRRAERALAEEMDAAKIEGAERVALERCVRDYRGLVRGDFDYHARAERYTRPDLVEPEERSELSRFFAA